Proteins from a genomic interval of Candidatus Nanosynbacter sp. HMT-352:
- the def gene encoding peptide deformylase yields MTKDDIITLPNPHLRQKSSKIHVVTNDVIKLADEMTAAALDWEDSRPHEISAALAAVQVDKLERVVIVRADFERKSTREFITLINPEIVKYEGEIVEDFEGCLSVKSIYGKVPRYSKIRVKAMNLDGEEVRIKAEGFLARVLQHEIDHCNGLVFIDHIKDKKDAFYTLDEKGELQPLDYDKDIAENSILWN; encoded by the coding sequence ATGACAAAAGACGATATCATCACATTACCAAACCCACATCTTCGCCAAAAATCATCGAAAATCCACGTTGTTACTAATGATGTTATAAAGCTGGCAGACGAAATGACCGCAGCCGCACTGGACTGGGAGGACTCCAGACCTCACGAAATTAGCGCCGCCCTGGCTGCTGTGCAAGTCGACAAATTAGAACGTGTCGTGATTGTTCGAGCCGACTTTGAAAGAAAGTCAACTCGCGAATTCATCACTCTTATCAATCCAGAAATCGTGAAATATGAAGGTGAAATTGTCGAAGACTTCGAGGGATGCTTAAGCGTTAAAAGCATTTACGGAAAAGTTCCTCGCTATAGTAAAATTCGCGTAAAAGCCATGAATTTAGACGGCGAAGAAGTGCGAATTAAAGCCGAAGGATTTTTGGCGCGCGTATTGCAGCACGAGATAGACCACTGTAACGGATTAGTTTTTATAGACCATATTAAGGACAAGAAAGACGCTTTTTATACGCTCGATGAGAAAGGCGAGTTGCAACCGCTAGATTATGATAAAGACATCGCCGAAAATAGTATTCTTTGGAACTGA
- the fmt gene encoding methionyl-tRNA formyltransferase, protein MIKTSPKIVFFGTENYSLVTLEALVEEGFNVVCVITKPDTKRGRGHKLTEPPVKTFAKSHNIPVLQPNKVSEITDYIKQLQPVTGVLVAYGKIIPQSIIDLFTPGIINVHPSLLPKYRGPSPIESAIVNRDTETGVSIMQLDSKMDAGPIYAQTQQSLTGKETKFELYDKLFHDGTSLLIKNLPNIINGNLQPTPQDDSQASYCQLLSKDDSWLDTERMTAAEAEAHVRAHLGFPRSRMTIDDRDIIITKSHCDKTPNSHLDRKFSDSNYLIIDELIAPSGKTMTAEDYLRGYK, encoded by the coding sequence ATGATAAAGACATCGCCGAAAATAGTATTCTTTGGAACTGAAAATTACAGTCTAGTTACCCTAGAAGCTCTCGTTGAAGAGGGATTTAACGTTGTTTGCGTTATCACCAAGCCCGACACCAAGCGCGGTCGCGGACACAAACTTACTGAACCTCCAGTAAAAACATTCGCCAAGTCCCACAATATTCCAGTTTTGCAGCCAAACAAAGTCAGTGAAATTACCGACTACATAAAACAACTTCAGCCAGTAACGGGCGTTTTGGTTGCGTACGGAAAAATCATTCCCCAGTCAATTATCGACTTATTTACACCAGGAATTATCAATGTCCACCCTTCTTTACTGCCAAAATATCGAGGGCCTTCACCTATTGAATCAGCCATAGTCAACAGAGATACCGAAACTGGCGTATCAATAATGCAACTTGATAGTAAAATGGATGCCGGCCCTATATACGCCCAAACTCAACAATCACTCACTGGAAAAGAAACAAAGTTCGAATTATACGACAAACTATTCCACGACGGCACTTCTCTGCTAATAAAAAACCTGCCAAACATCATCAATGGAAATCTTCAACCAACACCGCAGGACGATTCTCAGGCTTCGTACTGCCAATTATTAAGCAAGGACGATTCGTGGCTCGATACGGAACGTATGACCGCCGCCGAGGCTGAAGCTCACGTCCGCGCACACCTCGGATTTCCGCGTAGTCGAATGACAATCGACGATCGAGATATCATCATCACGAAATCCCATTGCGACAAAACTCCGAATTCTCATCTTGATAGAAAATTCTCCGATAGCAACTATTTAATTATCGACGAGCTCATCGCACCCAGCGGAAAAACAATGACCGCTGAAGATTATCTAAGAGGCTACAAATAA
- a CDS encoding DUF5663 domain-containing protein, translating to MFQLNEEFLKELGLDQLPEEQRKPFLQHIYGELELRVGERLSQGMSDAQLEEFAGIIDKTPGSVDDFLAKHAPNYQQEPMLQRMSQASGLPIDDPRLKDEFAATKWLEVNRPDYRDVVAAVMADLKKEIIANKDAILGSAQA from the coding sequence ATGTTCCAACTGAATGAGGAATTTCTTAAAGAATTAGGACTGGATCAGTTGCCAGAAGAGCAGCGAAAGCCATTTTTGCAGCATATTTATGGCGAACTGGAATTACGAGTTGGCGAGCGCCTAAGCCAGGGTATGAGTGATGCGCAACTAGAGGAGTTTGCGGGAATTATCGATAAAACACCTGGTTCTGTGGATGATTTTTTGGCAAAGCACGCTCCAAATTATCAACAGGAGCCAATGCTTCAGAGAATGTCGCAAGCTTCAGGTTTGCCTATTGATGATCCGCGCTTGAAGGACGAATTTGCGGCTACTAAGTGGTTAGAGGTTAACCGCCCAGATTATCGTGACGTTGTGGCTGCAGTGATGGCTGACTTGAAAAAGGAAATTATAGCGAATAAAGACGCTATCTTGGGTTCAGCCCAAGCGTAA
- the infB gene encoding translation initiation factor IF-2, whose amino-acid sequence MAEKIVNIADSVTVGELAETLGLSVTTLIGELFKNGIAATINQRLDFETAQIIVEELGLDVQLKRKTVSAEIHHHAHKLSDKAVPRPPIVAVMGHVDHGKTSLLDAILDKKTAASEAGGITQHISAYQAQRNGRTITLLDTPGHEAFAALRQHGATLTDVVIIVVAADDGVKPQTVEAIRFARSANAKIVVAINKIDKEAANPQLVKTQLASEHGLNPEEWGGDTVMVEVSAKTGQNLDKLLDMVLLVADMEDLRADEDVPAEGLVIEAHMETGRGAVVGLLVENGHLRPGHYLVAGTAYGRVRTLQDFRGKTVKDAGPSMPVNMTGFKELPQFGDGFEIAKSEKEARNLAQKAKIEQERMAATTNVTGADILKMMNRKLDAEEFNVIVKADVQGSVTSVVDSLKLIDTNGEVELHVVGTGVGNISENDIHLAVGENTVIYGFNVDLPPAVKRLAAREHVEVRIFKVIYELLDDAKASMEALLAPEIVETEIGELEIKGVFRTMREEVIAGGEVKRGKVAKDLLARVKRGGEQIAEVEVSSVQRQQQEAKEVFEGEMCGLSLRTKKKITLEIGDKLEFFTRELVKKTLG is encoded by the coding sequence ATGGCAGAAAAAATCGTCAATATTGCGGATTCGGTAACGGTTGGCGAGTTGGCCGAAACTCTGGGGTTGTCAGTAACTACGCTGATTGGTGAATTGTTTAAGAACGGAATCGCTGCGACAATTAATCAGCGACTAGATTTTGAGACTGCACAGATTATTGTTGAAGAATTGGGGCTGGATGTGCAGCTGAAACGGAAGACGGTTTCAGCAGAAATCCATCACCATGCGCACAAATTGTCAGATAAGGCAGTTCCTCGTCCGCCAATTGTGGCTGTGATGGGGCATGTTGACCACGGTAAAACGAGTTTGCTAGATGCGATTCTTGATAAGAAAACAGCGGCTAGTGAAGCTGGAGGAATTACTCAGCATATTAGCGCTTATCAAGCTCAGCGTAACGGACGGACTATCACTTTATTGGACACTCCAGGTCACGAGGCTTTTGCGGCGCTAAGGCAGCACGGAGCTACATTGACCGATGTGGTGATTATCGTGGTGGCGGCGGATGATGGAGTTAAGCCTCAGACTGTTGAAGCTATTCGATTTGCCAGGTCAGCTAACGCTAAAATTGTGGTGGCAATTAATAAGATTGATAAAGAGGCGGCTAATCCGCAACTAGTAAAGACTCAATTGGCGTCTGAACATGGCTTGAATCCTGAAGAATGGGGTGGCGACACTGTGATGGTTGAGGTTAGTGCAAAAACTGGTCAGAACTTAGACAAGCTTTTGGATATGGTTTTGTTGGTGGCGGATATGGAAGATTTACGTGCGGATGAAGATGTTCCTGCTGAAGGTTTGGTTATTGAGGCGCACATGGAAACTGGTCGTGGTGCCGTGGTTGGTTTATTGGTGGAAAATGGTCATTTGAGACCTGGTCATTATTTGGTTGCTGGGACGGCTTACGGGCGAGTCCGAACGCTTCAAGATTTCCGTGGTAAAACCGTTAAAGATGCCGGTCCAAGTATGCCAGTGAACATGACCGGATTTAAGGAATTGCCACAATTCGGTGATGGATTTGAGATTGCGAAGAGCGAAAAAGAAGCTCGCAATTTGGCGCAAAAGGCTAAAATTGAACAGGAGAGAATGGCAGCCACAACCAATGTTACTGGCGCAGATATTCTTAAGATGATGAATCGGAAACTTGATGCGGAAGAATTTAACGTAATCGTTAAGGCCGATGTTCAGGGTTCGGTAACGTCTGTGGTTGATAGTTTGAAGCTGATTGATACGAATGGCGAAGTTGAGCTCCATGTTGTTGGAACTGGTGTTGGCAATATTTCTGAGAACGATATTCATTTGGCGGTCGGTGAAAATACGGTGATTTATGGCTTTAATGTCGATTTGCCACCAGCAGTTAAGCGGTTGGCGGCGCGTGAACATGTGGAAGTGCGGATTTTTAAGGTAATTTATGAATTGTTGGATGACGCTAAGGCTTCAATGGAGGCTTTGTTGGCGCCAGAAATCGTTGAAACTGAAATTGGTGAGCTGGAAATTAAGGGTGTATTTAGGACGATGCGCGAAGAAGTGATTGCTGGCGGTGAAGTGAAGCGCGGTAAAGTCGCTAAGGACTTGCTGGCGCGCGTAAAGCGTGGCGGAGAGCAAATTGCTGAAGTGGAAGTTTCTTCTGTGCAACGTCAGCAACAAGAGGCAAAAGAGGTCTTTGAAGGCGAAATGTGTGGATTGAGCCTCAGGACGAAGAAAAAGATTACCTTAGAAATTGGCGACAAATTGGAGTTCTTTACTAGGGAATTAGTAAAGAAGACACTGGGGTAG
- a CDS encoding 30S ribosomal protein S1, with the protein MADAKITMDDLLAQAGDSVKQLTVGETVDGTVLSVKKHEILIDLGPLGVGLVPRREVSLSKNYNVGDSVIASVIDTELEDGYSLLSLRKAAKDRGWDEVMAKLESGEIITVVPYDANRGGLLVEYEGIRGFLPVSQLSAEHYPRVGSSDKDEILQRLNSLVKKDIKARILDADRKANKLIFSEKEAVKEGLAERFQKLAIGDTVTGVVTGVVDFGVFVNVEGIEGLIHISEISWERVNNPSDYVKVGQTIEAKIIAIDKERLSLSMKQLTKDPWLDEVEQFKPGEKVEGTVTRITPFGAFVQLSPAVEALVHVSELGGDGTDPEKVFTLNERKEFTVLDIDKENRKISLSLGKSSKKK; encoded by the coding sequence ATGGCAGATGCCAAAATTACAATGGATGACTTGCTGGCTCAAGCAGGTGATAGTGTTAAACAACTTACTGTCGGTGAAACAGTTGACGGTACTGTTTTATCAGTAAAGAAGCACGAAATTTTAATCGATTTAGGACCTTTGGGTGTTGGCTTGGTTCCACGCCGCGAAGTTAGCCTTTCAAAGAACTACAATGTTGGCGATTCAGTAATTGCTAGCGTAATTGATACCGAATTGGAAGACGGTTATTCGCTACTTTCATTGCGCAAGGCTGCGAAAGATCGTGGTTGGGATGAAGTTATGGCTAAATTGGAATCTGGTGAAATCATCACCGTTGTACCATACGACGCTAACCGTGGTGGACTTCTGGTCGAATACGAAGGTATTCGCGGATTCTTGCCAGTATCGCAATTGTCGGCTGAACACTATCCTCGTGTAGGCTCTAGTGACAAGGACGAAATCTTGCAACGATTGAACAGCTTGGTAAAGAAGGATATCAAGGCGCGAATCTTGGACGCTGACCGAAAAGCTAATAAATTGATTTTCTCTGAAAAAGAGGCGGTTAAAGAGGGTCTGGCGGAGCGATTCCAGAAGTTGGCAATCGGTGATACAGTTACAGGTGTTGTTACAGGTGTTGTTGACTTTGGCGTATTCGTTAACGTTGAAGGTATTGAAGGTTTGATTCACATCTCAGAAATTAGCTGGGAGCGTGTTAATAACCCATCTGACTACGTAAAAGTTGGTCAAACTATCGAAGCTAAGATCATTGCAATCGACAAAGAGCGCTTGAGTTTGAGTATGAAGCAATTGACTAAGGATCCATGGTTGGATGAAGTTGAGCAATTTAAGCCTGGCGAGAAAGTTGAGGGAACTGTAACTCGAATTACTCCATTTGGTGCATTCGTACAGTTGAGTCCAGCGGTTGAAGCTTTGGTTCACGTGTCAGAACTTGGCGGTGACGGTACTGATCCTGAAAAGGTATTTACGTTGAACGAGCGTAAAGAATTTACAGTTTTGGATATCGATAAGGAAAATCGTAAGATTTCTCTTTCGCTCGGCAAATCATCAAAGAAAAAATAA
- a CDS encoding ROK family protein, whose amino-acid sequence MIITVDTGGTKTLVASFDEEKNPKRIIKFPTPKNVDQYIQRIADQIHLITNDKPIDAISVALPGVVKDGMAVWCQNLGWKNQPIRELLSRYFPNIPIFIANDANMAGLASMLRLPKTPRCGLYITLGTGVGTSLILNGNLHKELSDCEGGHMSLNYNGKITTWEEITAGRVLQRIFGELSSDTPLEIWEEVANRIKAGLQPLIAFTQPDVVVIGGSVGVFTSYFSDILSGLLAENLPAAISVPKIISAPNPEEIVLYGCYDNAISQLTSN is encoded by the coding sequence ATGATTATTACGGTTGACACAGGTGGGACCAAAACATTAGTAGCCAGCTTTGACGAGGAAAAAAATCCTAAGCGTATCATCAAGTTCCCCACCCCTAAAAACGTAGACCAATACATTCAACGCATTGCCGATCAAATTCACCTGATTACGAACGATAAGCCAATTGACGCAATTTCTGTAGCTCTGCCAGGAGTAGTCAAAGACGGCATGGCAGTGTGGTGTCAAAATCTCGGTTGGAAAAATCAACCTATCCGCGAGCTACTTTCCCGATATTTTCCTAATATACCAATATTTATTGCAAATGACGCCAATATGGCAGGATTGGCAAGCATGCTCAGATTGCCCAAAACTCCCAGATGCGGTCTATACATCACTCTAGGAACCGGCGTTGGCACTTCCCTAATCCTGAATGGAAATCTACATAAAGAACTTAGCGATTGCGAGGGCGGACATATGTCTTTGAACTACAATGGCAAGATTACCACTTGGGAAGAAATTACTGCGGGTAGAGTTTTACAGAGAATTTTTGGCGAATTATCATCAGACACCCCCCTGGAAATCTGGGAAGAGGTCGCCAATAGGATAAAAGCTGGATTGCAACCACTCATTGCCTTTACACAACCAGATGTCGTTGTTATTGGCGGGAGCGTGGGAGTGTTCACATCCTATTTTTCAGATATTTTAAGCGGCCTCCTGGCAGAAAACTTACCCGCCGCCATATCTGTACCAAAAATAATCAGTGCCCCTAACCCAGAAGAAATTGTATTATACGGATGCTACGACAATGCCATCAGTCAGCTTACCTCAAATTGA
- a CDS encoding general stress protein — MAGTKAGGLKAAQKNLARDPDFYAKIGRKGGKNGRTGGFAANPALARIAGAKGGRISRRTKKTVQKIAE, encoded by the coding sequence ATGGCAGGAACAAAGGCTGGCGGCTTAAAGGCTGCTCAAAAAAATCTAGCTCGTGATCCAGATTTTTATGCAAAAATCGGACGCAAGGGCGGTAAAAACGGTCGGACTGGTGGCTTTGCCGCAAATCCAGCTTTGGCTCGTATCGCTGGTGCTAAGGGCGGACGCATTTCACGCCGTACTAAGAAGACAGTACAAAAAATTGCAGAATAA
- a CDS encoding DUF3152 domain-containing protein → MAIAVALTPTINITAPNENKSDAKKVISAKIFSEIKSPSSLSNFKAPDIQIPDWHSASQSSKRSNSGVKKEVTYTISTKGKVRSNLSEFSKQVNETLNDNRGWARMGVVFKEVKEGGSFNLVLSQAELMSSFSSGCDADWSCRVGSSVIINDNRWSGATAAWNKAGGDIRDYRHMVINHEVGHWLGHGHLNCSGVNNPAAVMQQQSIDLQGCVFNPWPLDSELWSTTLGIEL, encoded by the coding sequence ATGGCGATTGCTGTTGCTCTAACGCCAACGATTAACATAACAGCACCCAATGAGAATAAGAGTGATGCGAAGAAGGTGATTAGTGCTAAAATTTTCTCTGAAATAAAATCTCCCTCTTCTTTATCAAACTTTAAAGCGCCAGACATTCAGATTCCAGATTGGCACTCCGCATCTCAATCGTCAAAAAGATCAAATTCTGGAGTGAAAAAAGAAGTCACATATACAATATCAACAAAGGGCAAGGTCCGATCAAACTTGTCTGAATTCTCGAAGCAGGTAAATGAAACCCTAAACGACAATCGAGGTTGGGCTCGTATGGGAGTTGTTTTTAAAGAGGTGAAAGAGGGTGGAAGTTTCAATTTAGTTCTGTCGCAAGCCGAATTAATGTCCTCGTTCTCATCAGGCTGTGATGCGGATTGGAGCTGTCGAGTCGGGTCTTCTGTCATTATCAATGATAATCGATGGTCTGGCGCGACTGCAGCGTGGAATAAAGCGGGTGGTGATATTCGTGATTATCGACATATGGTAATCAATCATGAAGTTGGACATTGGTTGGGGCATGGGCATTTGAATTGTTCTGGGGTTAATAATCCAGCGGCGGTTATGCAGCAGCAATCAATTGATTTACAGGGGTGTGTTTTTAATCCTTGGCCGCTTGATAGTGAATTATGGTCAACTACGCTGGGAATAGAACTATGA